CATCATGAAGAAAAAGTCCACTTCTGACATCCAAAATTTGATGAAAGTCAGTGAAAACATTGGAGAACTTAAACATGAGAGGTATAGAAATTTTGAAAAAGAGTTTACCCGGAAAATTCAAAGCAGGCGCTTTTGACTTTTAATGGGATGTTTACAGAAATATGGATATTGAACATATTCCTTAAAGGATTTTGAATTTGCCCAAGAACATCTTAGGATCCTTTCCGGTTTATACGGACTCCTTAAACCCATGGACTTGATCCAACCCTATCGTTTGGAGATGGGAATTTCCCTGGAAAATAAAAAAGGGAAAAACCTTTATGAATTCTGGGGCGATAAAATTGCAAAAGCAATTGATAAAGCCAGCAATGGTGATCCTGTGATTGACCTGGCATCCAAAGAATATGGAAAAAGCAGTCAATCTTAAAGCATTAAAAAGCCCCATCGTTCATGTTAACTTTAAGGAATTCCGGAATGGGAAATATAAAATTGTAGGTACTTTGGCCAAACAAGCCAGGGGAATGATGGCCAATTATATTATCAAAAATAAAATCAATGACCCTGATAAAATCAAACTCTTTAATGAAGACGGTTATGAATTTTCGGAGCCCGAAAGCAAAGGAAATAAGTGGATTTTCGTACGTTAATAAAACATAGCCTTAATAATATTTTAAGGCTATGTTTTATTAACGTACGAAAATCCACTTATTTCCTTTGCTTTCGGGCTCCGAAAATTCATAACCGTCTTCATTAAAGAGTTGATTTATCAGGGTCATTGATTTTATTTTGATAATATAATTGGCCATCATTCCCCTGGCTGTTTGGCCAAAGTACCTACAATTTTATATTTCCCATTCCGGAATTCCTTAAAGTTAACATGAACGATGGGGCTTTTTAATGCTTTAAGATTGACTGCTTTTCCATATTCTTTGGATGCCAGGTCAATCACAGGATCACCATTGCTGGCTTTATCAATTGCTTTTGCAATTTTAGCCCCAGAATTCATAAAGGTTTTTCCCTTTTTTATTTTCCAGGGAAATTCCCATCTCCAAACGATAGGGTTGGATCAAGTCCATGGGTTTAAGGAGTCCGTATAAACCGGAAAGGATCCTAAGATGTTCTTGGGCAAATTCAAAATCCTTTAAGGAATAATGTTCAATATCCATATTTCTGTAAACATCCCCATTAAAAGTCAAAAGCGCCTGCTTTGAATTTTCCCGGGTAAACTCTTTTTCAAAATTTCTATACCTCTCATGGTTAAGTTCTCCAATGTTTTCACTGACTTTCATCAAATTTTGGATGTCAGAAGTGGACTTTTTCTTCATGATGGAAACCAAGGATTGGATTTCCTGGGAAAATCAGGTTGAGTCGATAATGAAATGTCAGTGCTGCTTAAATCCAGTGATTTGGCTGGGGAAATTAATGTGATCATGCGTTTATTCTACTACTACAATAGCTTTTTTGATGGTTTGTTCTAGGTTTTGGTCCTGGCTTTTATATTTGACAATGACAGGGTAGGTGCCTATGGGGACCTTTTTGCCATTGACAAATCCATTCCATTCGCAAAATGGGGAATTTTCTGGAACATTTCCTCTATACAATGATAAATTAACTCGCCCCATCGGTTATAAATCAAAACACTGATCTCATCCACAAAATCATTGACGTAAACAACAAAGTTTCTTTCCTCGTCTCCAGGGACAAGACCTGTAGGAATGGTGATCAGGAGCCTACAATCCTCAATTACTTCAAGAAAGTGCATATTCACAGCTGGCCTGATCTGAAAGAATAAGTTAATTGCCCGGTTCGATAGGAGTGAAGGTGGAGTCAGTGCTGACCAATTCTCCATCAAGCCACCACTCATATTCAGACCAATTTCCCAATGAATCCAAGGTTGTAGACACCCCTTCAATGGCACAAATGGTATAACTCTCCTCTAAAACAGGTGGTTCTGAATCCGATCTGAAAACTTCAATTTCATCTGTTCCTATGATACATTGCAGGTCTGCGGTTTCATTGATTACAAAAAGCCCGGTATGTCCCAGATTCATCTACTGAAATTTCAGTCAAATCGTCAAATTGGGGGATCCTTTCTGAATTTCCATTAGTTACCCGGTGCCATTCTATCCTGATTCATCAGATAGTTCAACATCAATATCAGCAGTAATGACAGCAGGGGTGTTGTCAAAACAAATGCCGGACTCTGCATTCAGGGATACCTGGGCTTGGTGAACAAATGGGACGGTTTCAAAAGTAATTGGAGGTCCCGGGCAGGCAGCCCCAATTTTGGTTGAACCTCCAGTGATAATTCTTCTTGTTGAGCGGAGGATATTGTCTGACCCCTATTGACTATTGTGCCCTCACTGTTCCTCCACATAAAAATATAATCATCAGGATCAAACCCAGGATCAAGTACGGCTCGGTAAACCCTCTTGGAGAGTTACATTGATATTGCGGGCCTGATACTTCATATATTACCTGATCATTTAAAACCAGGTTCAAATCTCTTATTCTTGGACAATCTTCATTGTTAGGATCTGCTGGTGCTCCCTTTACTGGTAGGTCCCTTCCAACCCTAAGGTGAAATTTCCTTCTGAATCTGGACTTAAGGTAGTCCCATTTGGATCCGTGATAGTAAATGTTAAGTCCTCCTCGGATTGAGGCCTGAAAATAAAAGCCTCGCAGGCGATAGTTTGGGTTGGGATGGAAAAATCCACCCTGTTTTTTCCTTCAATTGTAAAAAGACTGTCATATGATGAAAAGCGCAACCACTGGCATCAGATAACTCTACTGCATATTCTCCACTGCTTAGGGACACGGATGTATTTCCGGTAAAAGATCCATAAATTGAACACCATCCAATTCACGGGTAATCACATATTCTCCTCCCTGAGAAGGATCTGCCAATTCTATATCAAGGGAACCATTAAGGGTTCCATCCGGGCCGCAAACTTCTGAGTTAGGGTTACCGTTGGGTCAAAGCTACTAGGAGGATTGTTGTTTTGAATGCTTACAGTTTTAAAATTGACGCAGCCTCCTAGCCTTGCCTTGACGGTGTAAATTCCAGGATCAAGGTTGCCGGGAGTCAATGTTTCTCCTTGGGTGACGTTAATAAAATTCATTCCGGTTTCCACTACGATAACAGAATCCGCATCGGATCCATATTGATTTCAAAACTTCCATCCAAACTGTTACAACTTGTTGCCGGGGTAATTGCATCAATGGAAAATTCAGGCAGAGGGCTTACCTCCAATTCTGCCCTTTTTTCAACTATACAACCTTCAAGAATGGGATCTTCAGTGGTGAATATAATATCATAAATCCCGGACCGGGTAAATTGGAAACATTCAAGTTTAACTCAAAGCCTCTTCCAAGTGAAACAAATGAGGTGCTGTCCCCTTGAACCTGGTAGGCCCAATCCCCTTCCACTGGGGTGTTGGTGCAAAATTGACAACATTTTCATTGTAACATGATGATTCGGCAGTTTGGTTCAGGTCAAAATCAAAAGCGGGTCCCACAAATACAGAACTTGAAACAGCACATGTTTCGTAAGTCGCCGGGTCTTCTCCGACAGGGGTTTTATAAGAAACGGTTACTGTATAAATGCTTGCCTCATCCACTACAATAGTATTGGATGAGCTGTCTCCCAATACTTCACCAGCAGCATTCTCCAATCAAAATTATACAGATCCTCACTTTCATCATAGCCATCTATAGCTGTTAAGGTTACAGGGTTGCCACTACAAGTAGTAACATCATCAATCAAGGTAAGGACAGGAGGGGGAGGAATTTCTACTTCTTTTGTTTCATGGTGATAATTAAATCCTACCCGGCACCTTTCCACATCCAAAGTAACAGTATAAACCCCAGCCGAATCAAAGGGGTATTCCATGGTTTGGAAATCTTCACCGACACCTCCAAAAGTGTGGATCTCATTCCCATCAGTATCCGTAATGGTCCAAAAATAACTGTCAATATCGGGTTCTCCACCTCCTTCAAATGTGCCCAGTGCTTCTCCATCTGCCAAACATAATCTATCTGGCCCTTCCAGTCCCGGCTCAGGGATACTGCTTCCAGAGTTTTGAACAAAGGAGGGTAAGCCCAGTCCATTGGTGCCACCTGTTTGTGGTCCGTCAGGACGGTAGGTGCTGCTGTTGCAGTCAGTGCCGGCCGGATCTGTCCAACCTGACTTGCTCCAACAATTGAGGCATATATCTGCCCATCCGGGCCAATTTGGAGGGTCCCAAATTTTGGCCACTGCTTTGGGCTAAGGTCGTGATATTGTCAGAAATACATTGTTCTATTGCAGCCTGAGTGGAGGCATTTTCAAAGCAGCTTGGACAGGATTGTGTAATGGGGTTGTCAGGGTCAGTGTTATCGGTGGTAGTTCCCCCTTCTACAGGGAATTCCTGAATGCCTCCTCCATTGCGGTAAGAGACAAAAATTCTTTGCCGTCATTGGAAAACTCCAGACCATACACTCATCATTGGACATCAAATCAATAGAAGCATAAGGGGTCAAAAGACCAGTGTCCTGATCAAAATCAAAAATTTCAACTTTATTTTCTCCTCCATCATTGATGGTAACAGCCAATTTGCTTCCATCGGAATGAATTTCATGGTTCCAACTCCAGTGCCAAAATTATGGTCGCTTCCTGCTGAACTGATTACGGGTTGCCCAATTCCCTCATTGGTAATAGGATAAGCTCTAAAAGAGTTGTTGCCCATTTCATGAAACATCATCCAGGTGGTGTCTCCTGCTGTCAGGGCAGCCGCTTGTTCCGTGCCGGGGCTGAATAAGAAGTTGTCCCCACTTACCACACTTCCTACCCCACTGGGGTTTTCCCCCTTGATATCTACCAGACTAAATTTTACCTGGTTGCTTCCTCCACTTGCCGATTCAGTGGTGAACAGGTAATATAGAGATTCTTCCTGTGGGATGGGTACGGCCACCACACTTTGGGAAGAGGAATTGTCACCTCCTATATCCTGTCCCCCTTCCATGACATTTCCATTAAGATCCCAAACGGTTTGGCCATCAGTATAAAACAAAACCTGTCCGGTTTGGTCAGAGATGGTGGTAGTCCCTGCAGGTAGATTCCATCCAAAACCAGGGTCTTCCACTGGGCGGGGGACAATTCCATCCGGGTCGTCAGGGTCGGGGTTGAAATTTAGCCCACCGTTTTGGCCAAAGTACCAAACCGAATTGGTCTGGTCATCTATCTTTTGATCGGTCTCCGGGTCCCACATTTTGACCCTGGTTTGTGCATAAACATAACAAGAGGATCCTGGTTCCCTAACCAATGCCCAATATAAGCCCGGCTCACAAACTCATTGGCTCCTTCAGGTATCCATCCTTCATCCTTTTTATTGGACCAGAAATACTCATAGTTGGTTTGGCCGCCTCCTTGGCCTCCACCGGTCCCTCCACCTCCAGTTCCCCCACCCTGGCCTTCCTCACCACTGGAGACATCCAGCATTCATTCAGGTCAACACATGGTTACAGGTAGTTGTATCTGAGGGCATAAAGTTGGCCTGAAGGTTGTTTTCCTGCAAGGTAATGGGGTAGGCTACTGAATCCTTACTACCATCTCCAAATTCTACCACCAGTGAAACGTTAATGTTTTGTTCATTGGTGGCCGCTGCGGGTAAAAGAAGATGTTCCTCATTTAAATCTAACTCAAGTTCCTCACCATCTTGATCTGTTGGGGCCGGATTAATCGTCCACTCATAGGTTTCTACTGGAATATTTGGTGGAATTATATTTGAAGTCAACTGCAGGGGATTATTCATGCAAGGGGATTTGGGGACCAGAAAAATCCACCGTTCCACTAATGCCATCCATATCTGGAGCAAA
This is a stretch of genomic DNA from Echinicola jeungdonensis. It encodes these proteins:
- the yaaA gene encoding peroxide stress protein YaaA yields the protein MEKAVNLKALKSPIVHVNFKEFRNGKYKIVGTLAKQARGMMANYIIKNKINDPDKIKLFNEDGYEFSEPESKGNKWIFVR